The Thaumasiovibrio subtropicus genome window below encodes:
- a CDS encoding Rap1a/Tai family immunity protein: MKTVGAILIIFVCSSLVQASEWQDINKNADHFYQALASSDRALQANAQHYLQGVIDATEGVYWCDASKFKMEEVHARVNSDLANTSATERKSFSAAEAIIRVISDYFPC; encoded by the coding sequence ATGAAAACAGTCGGTGCTATCTTGATAATTTTCGTCTGCTCTTCACTCGTGCAAGCAAGTGAATGGCAAGATATCAATAAGAATGCCGATCACTTTTATCAAGCACTAGCCAGCAGCGATAGGGCATTACAGGCGAATGCACAGCACTATTTGCAAGGTGTGATAGATGCAACAGAAGGTGTGTACTGGTGTGATGCCAGTAAGTTCAAGATGGAGGAAGTACATGCCCGAGTCAACAGCGATCTCGCCAATACGTCTGCAACAGAGCGTAAATCCTTTTCGGCGGCAGAAGCGATCATTCGCGTAATTTCGGATTACTTTCCTTGCTAG
- a CDS encoding YcjF family protein: MKSAFFQRLYDAVMNPPADEVPVEAALMTLPTLWLLGKTGAGKSTFIKTLTNDSKIEIGNGFQPCTQTASLYTFPNEKPLVAFLDSRGLDEVDYDPTDDIAYCQSKSHAVVIACALDEPDQASVIAAYKQALMSQRDLATVLVFSRKHKMPAEDAERAQTILQQQFEAIAGKALPAVIYNSDDDVEVARLKATVAEILPTLHLWLQSSQAKDAESLCFQRYQNEILWYAGAAAASDTLPGVGLVTVPTIQGKLLHSLGKRYDYQWDRARLSAFSSALGASMLLRYGGQLGGRQLAKLIPGIGQTVGSAAAAVISFSTTYALGRVACYYLYQSKLDLPVDADSLQVIYRQALSEAKSMREKNNAGDKQ, from the coding sequence ATGAAGTCAGCATTCTTTCAACGTCTTTATGATGCGGTGATGAACCCGCCTGCGGATGAGGTGCCAGTGGAAGCGGCATTGATGACGCTGCCCACATTGTGGCTACTGGGAAAGACGGGTGCTGGCAAGTCCACGTTCATTAAAACCCTCACCAATGATAGCAAGATTGAGATTGGCAACGGATTTCAGCCTTGTACCCAAACCGCTTCGCTTTATACCTTCCCGAATGAGAAACCGTTAGTCGCTTTTCTCGATAGCCGCGGCTTAGATGAAGTTGATTATGACCCCACCGACGATATCGCTTACTGCCAGTCGAAATCGCATGCGGTTGTTATCGCCTGCGCGCTCGATGAACCTGATCAAGCGTCGGTGATTGCCGCGTACAAGCAAGCTTTAATGAGCCAACGAGACCTCGCAACGGTGTTAGTGTTTAGTCGTAAGCATAAAATGCCAGCAGAAGATGCTGAACGCGCACAGACGATTTTGCAGCAACAGTTCGAAGCGATCGCGGGGAAAGCGTTACCTGCTGTTATTTACAACAGCGACGATGACGTTGAGGTTGCGCGATTAAAGGCGACGGTGGCTGAAATTCTGCCAACTTTGCATTTGTGGTTACAATCCAGCCAAGCGAAAGATGCGGAAAGCCTCTGTTTTCAGCGGTATCAGAACGAGATTCTTTGGTATGCCGGGGCAGCTGCCGCGAGTGATACCTTACCGGGTGTCGGCTTAGTCACTGTGCCCACTATTCAAGGAAAATTACTGCACTCCTTGGGGAAACGGTATGACTATCAATGGGACCGCGCCCGTTTATCTGCGTTTTCTTCCGCTCTCGGCGCGAGTATGTTACTTCGCTATGGCGGGCAACTAGGGGGAAGGCAATTAGCGAAGTTGATTCCCGGCATTGGTCAAACGGTAGGCAGTGCGGCGGCAGCAGTGATCAGTTTTTCCACGACCTATGCACTTGGGCGTGTCGCTTGCTATTACCTGTATCAGTCCAAACTGGATCTGCCGGTGGATGCCGACAGCTTGCAGGTGATCTATCGTCAAGCCTTGAGCGAAGCCAAATCTATGCGGGAGAAGAACAATGCGGGAGACAAACAGTAA
- a CDS encoding GTPase family protein, whose protein sequence is MNKSPWWQWFPKMKLLLVCCWLVPILGLAAAGGVWLWQQGLWWIFFAGVTLLTVSSYSLHFLQQRIAKRKPDVGDVVTEADPAWGEQEQLVWREQMSALDNLDEPEWGSLYPLCLAQFERVALIYYPDNSRAVYAFTLPELLQINEEVSRRYRQYVDLHLPLANQVRIDKLIAVYGKKDQIQRGWRWANNTYRVARWINPMSAVMGEIRGALFSKAFDEAGDRLQYRAKRLLLEQSCAVAIDLYSGRWQLREEAPIPMAADVQPVTVSIMGQTNAGKSSLVNQLLNKTVAETDVLSTTAERLGYLADYEGDVQVIYQDTPGVTMADLSGCIETAVNSDLLIWTMKATQSARQIDVSFFRALNDYYVANPERRFPPMLVAITHIDQLGPDTPLESLNIDQPDSRKAQMVADLVNHLKLTLPIPEHVAWVPVCTLPPHVHNVSVLETGVIASLDDATGVQLNRRRHKGIRFDLQKEWRRAVNLGKVVAVQTLTSKASKVVGQDNDKKAG, encoded by the coding sequence ATGAATAAGTCCCCTTGGTGGCAGTGGTTTCCTAAGATGAAATTGCTCCTTGTCTGTTGCTGGTTGGTACCGATTCTCGGTTTAGCGGCAGCAGGCGGGGTATGGCTTTGGCAGCAAGGGCTTTGGTGGATCTTTTTCGCAGGTGTGACGCTACTAACGGTAAGTAGTTACTCACTCCATTTTCTCCAACAACGCATAGCAAAGCGCAAGCCTGATGTGGGCGACGTGGTGACGGAGGCGGATCCCGCTTGGGGAGAGCAAGAGCAGTTGGTCTGGCGAGAGCAAATGAGTGCGCTCGACAACTTGGATGAGCCCGAGTGGGGCAGTTTGTACCCCTTGTGTTTAGCGCAGTTTGAGCGGGTTGCATTGATTTACTATCCCGACAACAGTCGCGCAGTGTATGCGTTTACATTGCCTGAATTGTTGCAGATTAACGAAGAGGTCAGTCGTCGTTATCGTCAATATGTCGATCTTCATTTGCCGTTAGCGAATCAGGTGAGAATAGATAAGTTAATCGCGGTATATGGTAAGAAAGATCAGATCCAGCGTGGTTGGCGTTGGGCGAACAATACCTATCGTGTCGCGCGATGGATAAACCCGATGAGTGCGGTGATGGGGGAGATTCGAGGCGCGCTGTTCAGTAAGGCGTTTGATGAAGCGGGAGATCGACTTCAGTATCGCGCCAAGCGTTTGCTGTTAGAACAGTCCTGCGCCGTGGCGATTGATCTGTATAGTGGCCGTTGGCAACTGCGAGAGGAAGCACCAATACCGATGGCTGCCGATGTTCAACCCGTGACCGTGTCGATCATGGGGCAGACGAATGCGGGTAAATCTTCTTTGGTGAATCAACTTCTTAATAAAACCGTGGCAGAAACTGATGTGTTGTCGACGACCGCGGAGCGACTCGGCTACTTGGCGGATTATGAAGGTGATGTACAAGTGATTTATCAGGATACACCGGGTGTCACGATGGCTGACTTGTCCGGTTGTATCGAGACGGCGGTAAATAGCGATTTATTGATTTGGACGATGAAAGCGACACAATCGGCGCGGCAGATTGATGTGAGTTTCTTCCGAGCCCTCAATGACTATTATGTGGCGAACCCTGAGCGACGATTTCCTCCTATGCTTGTGGCGATTACCCACATAGATCAGTTGGGCCCAGATACGCCACTCGAATCCCTCAATATTGACCAGCCCGATTCGCGCAAGGCGCAAATGGTGGCGGATCTTGTCAATCACCTAAAACTCACATTACCCATCCCTGAGCATGTTGCTTGGGTACCTGTTTGTACATTGCCGCCGCATGTTCACAATGTCTCCGTCCTTGAAACGGGGGTCATTGCGAGCCTTGATGACGCAACGGGCGTGCAACTTAACCGGCGTCGTCACAAGGGTATCCGCTTTGATTTGCAAAAAGAGTGGCGACGGGCGGTGAACTTAGGCAAGGTGGTTGCGGTACAAACGCTCACTTCAAAAGCATCGAAAGTAGTAGGACAAGACAATGATAAGAAAGCTGGGTGA